The segment CTAACTAATAATTATATACAGCATAATTACCAAATGAAATAGATATTACATAATCGTCAAATGATCACATCAGTACAGCATCTGAATCAAGAACATCTGTGCACTTCAAATATTACTGAAAAGTAAGCCAGGAATAAGTTTCATATCCGACCAATTATAAATTCACAGTTTATAGCAGAATTTCTGGATCCAAGACATGCTGTTGAATAGACATCTAATTTTACTAATAAGAATATTATAATGCTTTTCAGAATATTCCCATAACCTTACTATAGAATGCACTGCAATACCTAATATGACCAGCAGATGGAACAGTAATGCATAGTAATGTTCATGTTGACAATCAAAAAGACAAGCTTATCACAAAGACAACTTTGCTTTCCATCAGAGAAAACATGTTTGGATCTTATAGGTTTCATGAAGAGAATGCATTTTCATAACAAAACCACACTGAGTCCATTGACTATAAGCTCTCTCCTGGACTGCAAGTGTGGTACTAAACTGTCATTCAGATCCTTCTAGAAAATCCAGCTAAAAGAGCTTCTGTTGGCAGCTGGTTTTACAAGGTGATACAATGGCTGATCTAAGATGGTCATTTATAGTCATCAGCTAGGCGGAATGGTTTTGGTGGTCGATCCTCTGGATTACCAGACAACTACAGCCTGGTTTGAACTGGTGGTGACTGGATTGAACTGGATGACCATGCTTGACCTTTCTAGCAGGTTCTGGAGCAGATGgcactttattatttatttatttttcttttcttttttttacagcaatGACAATCTACACACATGCTTGAAATGCCTCACCTCAGTTACATTTCTTTGCAAGATCTTATTATAAGACAggtctatggaagcttgttatTCTTATCCAGTTAATGAAGCCATTTCAATCAAAAGtcgtgaatatagtaataaaataCACCATAGATACACACACCCAAACAAGCAAATAAAAGATTTTTTCCAACTCACAATATCATCTTTTCTTGGCAGTACGGATGTTTAGGCTTGATCTCCAGCTTTTGCACATCTTTGTACCGGATCTTCGGGCCTTTTCTTGTGCATCTGCACTTATATGCTGAGAAATGAGTAAAAAGGCAAGGTTTAGTCTTGGGAAAATGCATGCAGTAGATAGAAATAGAATATAAAGTTACAGTATAAATGCATAAAGCCAAAAATGTTAAAGCCAATGTGAATGTCATATTTACAGATGTGtttcttttaataaaatgaactctggaccacaaaaccagtcataagcgtcaatttttaaaatttttttcacctgaaagctgaataaataaactTTCTATTGATGTAtgggtgcaaaaaaaatctaaatattgagaaaattgcctttaaagttgtccaaatgaagtgcttagcaatgcatatccactcacaaaaataattttttatatatatttacggtaggaaatttacaaaatatcttcatggaacatgatctttacttaatatcctaatgatttttggcataaaagaaaaatcgatcattttgacccatacaatgtattgttaatcagtgcaacttatgactggttttgtggtccagggtcacaaatattattacaaaaaaacaattacaaatttagatgttattaatttttatgtgacttatttaaaatgcatttaacatAGTATCTACACAATGACTTTCAATACTGTATTAatggaaattatttttttgtcttaaagTGAGAATTCGGAAGGAAAAACAgccataaatataattattcattCTTTTTTAGATTGTGTTGTGGACATTTCTTCCTGAGATGGTTTGTGCCCAGCATTTTCTAACTTTCAAACACTTGACTGAACTGACAAATGAGGTTGTGCAAAATCAACAAACAGCACAGCACCGGCATGGTGATTCATTAAAGTGCCATTTGCTGTTTTCACTCTCTTTCAGCACTCTGTCTATGAGGCAGGTGAGCTGACCTACATCTAATCCCTCATCAATCTTCTCTGCTTCATTCAGCATCATCTCTAAACAGCCTCTCAGGACAGAAGCCAACAAGACTCATCCAGCAGCACAAAGAGACACTATTTACTATCTCTGGCCAAGTTTTGCAGAATGAACTAGACTTGTTAGAGAGAAGAAGACATGTTTGACAGTTGCACCAGCATAAGGCGCTGTTATTCTGTGGGGAAAGTTGTAAACATTGATAAAACTGAAgaataaatgtttgttatagCTACTAAAATCATGCACTAAAACATAGAAGCTACAACATTGAATTCTGTTTTGTTATTGCCTACTAAACAtgagatttaaaaaagaaaaggaaagaaaagaaaaaacataacACACACTCACCCTCTGTATTGAGTGAATAAACGGCGATAACCAGCAAAAGCAAAGCGGCCGTACAGCGATTCATCCCAAATAGTTAGTTGAGAACCTCCAGCAGCCTCCGGTCTGTTTGTACCACTCAAATCCAATAATCGAGATCCTCAAACAGTGTGAGTTTTGATGATGAACCCAGTCTCTGTCTCAGTGATGTCAGTAGCAGGTTGAAAGTGCTCCGCGAGACGTCATGCACACCGTTGCGCGCGCTCTCCTCAATCTGTCTCTCGAGCGCGCGGAGCTTCTATAAACACACGCTCGAGCGCCTCATTGATATGCAGAGCCCGCCGACGAATtaactgtggccgtgtctccaaAACAAGCGAGCTGCCTTCCTGGACTGCGTTTTTGGGCCGTGTGGACGCAGTCGAggctgtctaggtaggcagctctCTAGGTTTTTAGACACGGTCTACATCTATCCACagagaaaaagaaatgaaattgagttataaagtttaTTAGGAGAGTCTGTATGTTGTTAGGGGAGATAATTGCATTGGCTTTCATGCCTTTTAAGACTCACTTAATTTGATTCTTGCTCATGAATAAAGGCTCAGTTTAgcactctttctctctgtaaGTAAGTAAATCTAGTCTATTCAGTGTTTAATGCTGCGGACATCATAAGAGTCTTTAGTAGAAGAGTTCTGCTTTAGACCTCAGTagtttaaataagtgtttttgaGGCTTCAATAAGAAAGAATTATACTTAAGTAAAcctgtgtatgtttgtttttatctgTAAAATCAAATTAGCTTTCATCAGAGATTGTTGCCGATGATTATAGTGTTTCtgtaatcatatatatatatacacactgtaaaaaaatacaccatatctactcaataaaaatgaggcaacagattacaagcaatattattaattaaatttcacAAGGTTTGGTATTgagtaaatattaattaaatgagaCCCTTAATAGTTATCCATTTAATATTAGTAGATTTGAATAGAAAACAGTACAGAATTAATTAGAacctaaacaaaaatattgagtTGAATTGAAAAAGATAAACTCCATAATGTGTAAATAGtactaataaaaattaatttaattctacATTCTACTCAAATAagaattttattaacaattcACTTTTGTGCtttacacagcaaaaactgcagagttaaattaactctcctgggagtacatgtaagaccatactcaagagtgttaaagtattaaaatacaagTGTTACATGAACACTGAATCGACATCAataatcagcctgtgaatctcaacgacggtgacaagcaacatattctgatcaacagatcaaccctgaacattagaaaacaagctactaaaaagtcgcataaacagaacaaaataaaatatgagaataaaggaaattactaggacaattcagctcataatttattcatgcagcaatgcatgaagggagccatggatgaattttgattggtggcacacAGAATGCATGCGTTCTTCTTACTAGCCCAGTGATAACAAAATAAGTTTTCTTACCTAAAGTCAACCAGTTAAATTTTGCAAGATGAGCAATATAGAAGAAAACGAACATTCACTGTCTGTAGCCTAATGTTACTCTCTTCAAATGTCTTGTAGGCCTGCTGCATAAAAAAGGCGCACTTTGACAGGAAGTGCTTTTCAACTAAAAATTGCCTGATTACATTAATTTGAATTCACTCAATATTCTCTCCATTTGGGATTAGGTAAATATAAtgcttatgttttatttaactacaaTGGGTAGATTTTATTCCAACCATTTTTATGAAccattgaatacattttaaccaaaaacattaattCAAATCTACAAGACCACAGAATCATttcagtttttgtgttacccagatcctgggtcagacgtaacaacccagtgtttgggtggtttttgcaTTACctagatcctgggtcagacgtaccgtaacaacccagtgtttgggtagtttttgtgttatctatatcctgggtcaggcgtaacaacccagtgtttgggtagtttttgtgttacccagatcctgggtcagacgtaacaacccagtgtttgggtggtttttgtgttacccagatcctgggtcagacgtaacaacccagtgtttgggtggtttttgtgttacccagatcctgggtcagacgtaacaacccagtgtttgggtggttttcgtgttacccagatcctgggtcagacgtaacaacccagtgtttgggtggtttttgtgttacccagatcctgggtcagacgtaacaacccagtgtttgggtggttttcgtgttacccagatcctgggtcagacgtaacaacccagtgtttgggtggtttttgtgttacccagatcctgggtcagacgtactgtaacaacccagtgtttgggtggtttttgcgttacccagatcctgggtcagacgtaacaacccagtgtttgggtggtttttgcattacccagatcctgggtcagacgtaccgtaacaacccagtgtttgggtagtttttgtgttacccagatcctgggtcagacgtaacaacccagtgtttgggtggtttttgtgttacccagatcctgggtcagacgtaacaacccagtgtttgggtggtttttgtgttacccagatcctgggtcagacgtaacaacccagtgtttgggtggttttcgtgttacccagatcctgggtcagacgtaacaacccagtgtttgggtggttttcgtgttacccagatcctgggtcagacgtaacaacccagtgtttgggtggtttttgtgttacccagatcctgggtcagacatactgtaacaacccagtgtttgggtggtttttgcgttacccagatcctgggtcagacgtactgtaacaacccagtgtttgggtggtttttgcgttacccagatcctgggtcagatgtaccgtaacaacccagtgtttgggtggtttttgtgttacccagatcctgggtcagacgtactgtaacaacccagtgtttgggtggtttttgcgttacccagatcctgggtcagacgtactgtaacaacccagtgtttgggtggtttttgcgttacccagatcctgggtcagacgtactgtaacaacccagtgtttgggtggtttttgcgttacccagatcctgggtcagatgtaccgtaacaacccagtgtttgagtgttttttgtgttacccagatcctgggtcagacgtaacaacccagtgtttgggtagtttttgtgttacccagatcctgggtcagacgtaacaaaccagtgtttgggtagtttttgtgttacccagatcctgggtcagacgtaacaacccagtgtttgggtggtttttgagTCACCTAAAAGTGTTGCGTTGGTCTTTTCACGTGATGGAAAAGCCTTATGCCTTGTATtaaattttaagattttataaaaaagatacagaatataaatacttaggatgttaaaatatgttacGGTGAAAACAGGACAACAGAGACTGGTCGATTACACTTGAATTACTTCCAAATGTTTAAGTTTTActtctaatatttgttaaacaagcttaaatgtaggcaatatatattaaaaactatataaaatatgctatactataagatatgatcaaaaataaaggaaaccagtggttgtgtggagtatttaaaaaaagtttagagGATTTAAGTTAATCTGTAAACACTAAATCATGTAtgaagtaaaagaaaaaataagttAGTATTACAgtaatgctgggttaaaaaatctaatttactGGGTAAAATTAACCCAACATGTGTTCTGTCTTATATTAACCCAGcccttgggttgtttttaacccagtgttttttttagagTGATAACTAGGGTTTGTGTAAAATCTCCTACAATTTCATAATGGTGACAATTGCTTGGGGCTGATGTTGTCCACCCTTATGTCATCACTGGCATTTAAAGTGAATTAcaataaaagaaacaaaacaacgGTTGCTATGGCATCTATTTATTCATGTTgaaggttttatttatttaacacatGATCATGAATTCATGAAGATTTCAAGTCCCATATTGACAAAACATGTAGGACTTCTGAAAGGTTTAAAAGACAGTcagcaaacattttttttgaagATGCAAATTTTTATTTGCACATTGCACCATACAGAGACATGCAAAGGGAGTTTCTATGTATGTCAGACAGGTTCGTTCAATAAGCAATGCTGCCATCGCTGTTTTTATTAGCTATAGTTGCTAAACTATGCTGTTTACTTCCATTAatactttataataaattattttactttaaaatttgTATGTCACAGAGTAAAACTATCTATTGTTGTCAGCACTGGCACTATACAGTGTTTGGCTCTGTAAATGATACCCCTGAGAAGACTGTTTCTGGTTTCCTCCTCATGCATGGATGATTGGAGGGTAAAAAGCAAACCATCTGAATACCTGTCTGCAGACAAGAGCCTCATCCCAGCTGTCATCAGCCATGCCTCAGTCCATTTCATGTCTGTCTGTGCTCGATCCAAAGGTCCTGGAGAACTGAAAAGCATGAAAATCATGTGAAGCCGCCCTTCATTCTGTCTGACTGGATGTAATAGAGACTTAATGGTAACAGACAATATCGATGCCCCTCTTTAACCCAAATCAACTAAAATTTTAAAGTGCATTTATGTTGTCAGTCATACCAAAAACAGGCAGCTATatctattttttattgttaatgtCATAATACTGAGATTTACCACTCTTGGATAAAAGGAGCAAGCATTGCAAAAGCAATATGGGATATTTTTAATCATGTTATTGCAAAGAAAGCAATACAAAAATTGGCTTGTGCTAACAAATGATGCTGGATCTCTTTGTAGAACTTTTCTATAATGACTTATAACCATCTGGCATCAAGGTTTGGCAACCACAAAGTGTCCACAAATTGTCACAATACTTCTGTTTTGAACAACtcaaaaaaaatgttgggttaaaaacaacccaagttgggttgaaaatggataaacccagcggttgggttaaatgtttgcccaacctgctgggcagtttaatttaacccaactattgtttaataattactGTATGGCTTAAAATAAAACCCAAAATAGAATGGAAATTAAAAAACAGACACATTACtagagaaaaaataataatcagtaGTAGTCagtagtaatttttaaacaatagttgggttgtttttaacccagtattttttagagtgtaataagcaatttaaatgttaattgtttaattattactcattaaacatattaataaatgttaatttccaacatactttgggttcattttaagcaagtaaTACAGTAAACAATAGTTTAGTTTGAGACtatccagcaggttgggcatacatttaacccaactgctgggttaaaacaacacaatcgaTGGGTTTGTTAATTTTCaatccaacttgggttgtttttaacagcattttttagagcgtatatattcaattttttcaaatctttctAAAATATTTAACTTCAAATGTGTTCAAGCTGCTTGATATTTTAGCCGTTTTAAGTGTAGCATAAGAGTCCAAATACTTTCGTAGCTGAACTTAACAGAAGCAGACTTAACCAATCACCCATcaccaataaaacattttaactgGTGAATGCCTCTATACAGTAGACTAAGCAACAAGCAGGTTAACTAAATAAGGAGGCAACTTGCACAGAGAAGGGTCTGGAGTGGTAAATCAGTGGGTGATCTAAAATAAACAAACCCAGTTCTAAAGACAGCTTTAAAGAATCAAATCTGCTGCTTTTACTCGGTCCCATGCAGCAACATGCTGGCAACAATGCAAAACAATCATTGATCACCTTCCTCCAGGTCTGTGAAAGGACCCGACTGACCTTCCACAAAATGAAGCTCATTCCAGCCAAGCATATTGGAGCAATTACTCTAGGTTTGTTTATAAGACCCTTCCAGACCAAAGGATATTTTTTGGCATGCAGTCCATCCTCCTTCTCTTTGAAAAGTGTTTGTTTGCAACAGCGATAGAGAGAGGATTCAGAAGGATCACTGAGATTTACCACAGCTGATAATCAATGGAATATTACCTCAGTCTTTGTATAACTGATGCATAGATCAGTGGTGGATCGCGAGTCTGTTCTGAAAGGGTTGCAGACAgattattctaaaaaaaaaaaattctaaatacaaataatataacTAAACATACAATACAGCTAAATAAACAGGCTTAACAACTCTTAATCGCTTCTCATATCATTCATTGGCATCAAAGGCTGCATGAGAATATCTGTCACTTTATAGTATCAATCTAAATTAGGCCGATTGGACAGGTTGCGTGATATGCCCTCATTCTCGAAAACAGTTTACAAAAGATGAAAGAATATCCACACTAAATACACTTGAAACAAGGATAGTCATTAGCTGTCGGGAACATTAAAAGAAGAGACATTTAGAAACctattaatacattttgatttttgttttaaagtgcATTCATGTTTACGTTTTGTATGCTGATGAACATTTTTTGTACTGCGTTAGGCCACCACTTCTGAAGCAAAACAAGATTACAATTAGTTGTGTTATAACAAGATAAGGGCCTTTGATTGTATGCAATAGCGTGactgtataaaaatattttaaaatgatttatttttccaCCCACACAGGCCCATTTTACTTTATTGTTGTTCTTTCATTAACTAATGCATTCATGTCTTTGTTGCATGATGATATAGTCCGTGGGTCTGTCATGTTGAGTAATATTTTCTTTGTTGCATTATGTTACGTAGCATATTCAATGCACTGCATATCAGGACCAAATCTCTGCTGTTAAAAGGGAAGCACTGCAACATGACAAAGCGCAAATCAGCACGTCAACAAGCATCAAAGCGGCTCCTTTTTTCTTGAACAGGCATGTCTGTGCAAATTGCTGCTACAGAAGGGTGGTGTTTGTAATTGCACGTAATGATTTTAAGTCGGTTAGCCGATGGCCAGCGGGCTCTCGGATTCTTCACGTTCACTAGCTCCGTGAGAGAACTTGCTGGATAATTGCGGTGTAGAATTCCACTATACAGTTTTATTATTCCAAATGTCCTAGAGGAATCATAGGAATGTCTGCGTTAAATAACACGCAAAGGGAAGCCTACATATACGGCATAAGACTGAGAATACCTAAACAGGAGACACAGAAGATGCATTTGACTTGCAGTGTCACAAATAATTTGACTtcataacagtttattttagaGAGAACAATTTACACTTTGGTTATAGAATAATTGTCCCCACATTGACATTTAAACAGAAACATTAGTACATACCAGAATccttcagagttgatctgttcaGCATCGCACAAGCCGAGATTTTGGACGCATCCAGCCAAGTTTCTGTACACCTCCATCCATCTCTGTATTTCTCGCTGGATTTCAGTGGGTAAATAAATGTGATGGGAACACTAATCTCTGATAATGTTACATAACACTGTCTTTGGAGCTTGCTGATCTATTCATCACATATTTGACATCTTCCTGAGACATTATTCAAGGCACGTTTGTTGttgtgtaatttaaaaatgaatctgTATGATCATCAGAGAAAGGAAAAAGCAGTGTTTGAGATCCCTTTAATATCATTTGTTACCAACCCTTTTGAAATTAACCCGTTGGCAATAACAACACACAATGCATTATAACAAGTCAGTCCAGTTCCATTAATAATGTGATATTTCTTGATGCCGCACAGTCAAATCATATTCATTTATAAGGCAATATGACGTGCTGTACAATAAATCAAACTCATACtactacaataaaacaaagCGCTACATATATACTTTCAAACAAttcaacacaacaaaacaattcACCCTGACTCAAAAGGCTATAGAGGAAggattttaatttataatagtaCAGGAGTATCAAATGACCAGTGGTATATCTATTGCAACAGAGAAATCATGATCACCTTTAAACTTTAATCAGGACCGAGTGGACAGAAGTAATTGCTTTGAAGATTTATGACAGCCAGAGGTGTAATGATGGAAAAGGTTGGAAATAAAAAGTGGCACCAAACCTTTTAGAGCTTCAAagacacaaataaacaaattctaTAATGAACTTGTATTACTAAAGATAGGCAAGTTTTATGAAATTGGTGCCAAAAAAGGATCCTAAGGATCCTTTGTCTGCAGGTGAATTTGAGATGAATGGCAGATTCTCATTTACTGTAAAGCAATCATTAAATGGGCAGTTTTAATTTAGCAGAAGCCCTGGGGTAGAAAAGCTACATTGCACAACATAATTTATTAGTTATGCTTTACAGCAAATACAATTTCTATTTTCCCCTCAGTAGAACTTTTTTTAGACAATATTTAAtgtatcaatgttatatatatatatatatatatatatatatatatatatatatatatatatatatgcagtactgtgcaaaagtctttggcacatcagtattttcacccctcaaaaaaggttttaagccagttatttatatcttttgctgtagtgtgtcaataggaaatatccgttcacatttccaaacattcattttgccattaattataataatccagtgagatttttgaatgcacaataagactgata is part of the Megalobrama amblycephala isolate DHTTF-2021 linkage group LG23, ASM1881202v1, whole genome shotgun sequence genome and harbors:
- the cxcl14 gene encoding C-X-C motif chemokine 14, which translates into the protein MNRCTAALLLLVIAVYSLNTEAYKCRCTRKGPKIRYKDVQKLEIKPKHPYCQEKMIFVTMENVSRFKGQEYCLHPRLQSTKNLVKWFKIWKDKHRVYEA